In one bacterium genomic region, the following are encoded:
- the smc gene encoding chromosome segregation protein SMC, whose product MKLKKLELIGFKSFYDKTTFDFSAGVTAIVGPNGCGKSNIVDAIRWVLGEHAPSYLRSKALEDVIFAGSDAAGPLGMAEVTLTFVNDDGDAPPGYESYAEIAIMRRTFRDGESEFSINKVPCRLKDIAELFLDTGAGARGYAIIAQGKVGEIVDARPDEMRMIIEEAAGVAKFRVRRKEAERKMENTRQNLARVKDILDEVRRQAGALERQVRKAERFKAFRAELKDLDLGIASRRRLTLTREFDLAREALDGIENALLSARSDLARMDAGREETRVTLAERERRLSDLREEHGRRKEEAARCEAEWDGLRGQSEQLRRMILDAGAEIASLESEIEALDARIAEAEGEAARRAEGLSLARACWEKENASLAAAREEHRLAQEEVERAKSDLIVRVSQYSDARSGAEGLSQRIAEGERSLARLSERIDEAVAAMEKASRDLDAASAAESSAREALETAERSWEETGAALASANARLDASVEAARSAGSELRSAESRWATLSGLHDRMDWASSGVRAVLQHFRGAEESDRDDRGIFGVMGEMIETDAAYEKAVEAVLGERMQSVVVRDHAEGLSAIHYLKESREGRGAFIPVGLRTRNEELAYLGEEGVVAPLTEVVSAPPECRDLLRGLLGGTLLVRSLDTAIRLWNRNGVWNSYVTLEGDVVTADGILIGGEQGNGETGVLARKREIRGLEKEIEGLRLELDRRSQAEEEIRRERASLEGRLATFFRGREEARSAHAAAERALAVLSETRAQAGALLDGRTREEAYLRGELARMSQELSVSLETARASEHARGEEETRTRTLLSETEAKRVRAEEVRERAHAAEVAFRGLEEQDRAAGDLRAALSEQAEGKRRLLIERRRRKAEQERETASLEEAMRAAREAIGQGAIELGALQERIDAQVASHAECVARLADTEAALREARRRETELGERQAAERLRHQRFEMDIAALDALLHQRYEIHLAELPPVEAPEAEEVAAAELSVLETRAEELRERMASMGEVNLASLEEHRELTERFSFLASQKEDLEKSLEDLAKAIQRINRTTRERFSKAFEQINAKFGEVFPRLFQGGRAALRLVDEENLLESGIGIFVQPPGKKSLPLGSLSGGEKALTAISLIFSIFLVKPSPFCLLDEVDAPLDDANVDRFNALVREMSQRYQYLLVTHNKRTMELADVLYGITMEKHGISRTVSVKLNN is encoded by the coding sequence ATGAAACTGAAAAAACTGGAACTGATCGGTTTCAAGTCTTTCTACGACAAGACGACGTTTGATTTTTCCGCCGGGGTGACGGCGATCGTCGGGCCGAACGGATGCGGCAAGTCGAACATCGTCGACGCCATCCGCTGGGTCCTCGGCGAGCACGCCCCCTCGTATCTTCGCAGCAAGGCGCTCGAGGACGTCATCTTCGCCGGTTCGGACGCCGCCGGTCCTCTGGGAATGGCCGAGGTGACCCTCACCTTCGTGAACGACGACGGGGACGCCCCTCCGGGGTACGAATCGTACGCCGAGATCGCGATCATGCGGCGGACCTTCCGCGACGGCGAGAGCGAATTCTCCATCAACAAGGTTCCGTGCCGCCTGAAGGACATCGCCGAACTGTTCCTCGACACGGGCGCCGGCGCCCGCGGTTACGCCATCATCGCCCAGGGGAAGGTCGGCGAGATCGTCGACGCCCGGCCGGACGAGATGCGCATGATCATCGAGGAGGCCGCGGGGGTCGCCAAGTTCCGGGTCCGTCGGAAAGAGGCGGAGCGGAAGATGGAAAACACCCGCCAGAACCTCGCCCGCGTGAAGGACATTCTCGACGAGGTCCGGCGCCAGGCCGGGGCGCTTGAACGGCAGGTCCGGAAGGCGGAGCGGTTCAAAGCGTTCCGGGCGGAACTGAAGGACCTCGACCTGGGCATCGCCTCCCGGAGGCGCCTCACGCTGACCCGGGAATTCGACTTGGCGCGGGAGGCGTTGGACGGCATCGAAAACGCGCTCCTCTCCGCCCGTTCCGACCTTGCGCGGATGGACGCGGGCCGCGAAGAGACGCGGGTGACGCTGGCGGAACGGGAACGGCGGCTGTCCGACCTGCGGGAAGAGCACGGCCGGCGAAAGGAGGAGGCAGCGCGTTGCGAGGCGGAGTGGGACGGGCTTCGCGGGCAGTCGGAACAGCTCCGCCGGATGATCCTGGATGCGGGCGCCGAGATCGCCTCCCTCGAATCGGAGATCGAGGCGCTCGACGCGCGGATCGCGGAGGCGGAAGGGGAGGCCGCCCGGCGGGCCGAGGGCCTTTCCCTGGCCCGGGCCTGCTGGGAGAAGGAAAACGCCTCGCTGGCGGCGGCGCGCGAAGAGCACCGCCTCGCCCAGGAGGAGGTGGAGCGTGCCAAGTCCGACCTGATCGTGCGCGTGTCCCAGTACTCCGACGCGCGGTCCGGCGCCGAGGGGTTGTCGCAGCGGATCGCCGAGGGGGAACGATCCCTGGCCCGTCTTTCGGAGCGGATTGATGAGGCGGTCGCCGCGATGGAGAAGGCTTCCCGCGATCTCGACGCCGCTTCCGCCGCCGAGTCCTCGGCGCGGGAGGCGCTCGAGACCGCGGAGCGGTCCTGGGAGGAGACGGGGGCGGCCCTCGCCTCCGCGAACGCGAGGCTCGATGCTTCGGTCGAGGCGGCCCGGAGCGCCGGGAGCGAACTTCGTTCCGCCGAATCGCGGTGGGCAACCCTTTCCGGGCTCCACGATCGGATGGACTGGGCTTCCTCGGGGGTTCGGGCCGTTCTCCAGCACTTCCGTGGCGCCGAGGAATCCGATCGCGACGACCGCGGGATCTTCGGCGTGATGGGAGAGATGATCGAGACCGATGCCGCCTACGAAAAAGCGGTCGAGGCGGTCCTCGGCGAGCGGATGCAGTCGGTGGTGGTCCGCGACCACGCCGAGGGACTCTCCGCCATCCATTACCTCAAGGAGTCCCGGGAGGGGCGGGGAGCGTTCATCCCGGTGGGGTTGCGGACCCGGAACGAAGAGCTGGCGTACCTCGGGGAGGAAGGCGTCGTCGCGCCGCTCACCGAGGTCGTCTCGGCCCCTCCGGAGTGCCGCGATCTGCTCCGGGGGCTGCTCGGGGGAACGCTCCTCGTTCGCTCCCTCGACACCGCGATCCGGCTATGGAACCGCAACGGCGTGTGGAACTCGTACGTGACCCTGGAAGGGGACGTGGTGACCGCCGACGGGATCCTGATCGGGGGGGAGCAGGGGAACGGGGAAACCGGGGTGCTCGCCCGGAAGCGCGAAATCCGGGGCCTGGAGAAGGAAATCGAGGGGTTGCGCCTGGAGCTGGACCGGCGGTCGCAGGCCGAGGAGGAGATCCGGCGGGAGCGGGCGTCGCTCGAGGGGCGCCTCGCGACGTTCTTCCGGGGACGGGAGGAGGCCCGTTCCGCGCACGCGGCGGCGGAGCGCGCGCTGGCGGTTCTTTCCGAGACCCGCGCGCAGGCGGGCGCGTTGCTCGACGGCCGCACCCGGGAAGAGGCGTACCTGCGCGGGGAACTCGCCCGCATGTCGCAGGAGCTCTCGGTCTCGCTCGAGACGGCCCGCGCGTCCGAGCACGCCCGCGGCGAAGAGGAGACGCGCACACGGACCCTCCTGTCGGAGACGGAGGCGAAGCGGGTGCGCGCCGAGGAGGTCCGGGAGCGCGCCCACGCCGCCGAGGTCGCGTTCCGGGGCCTCGAGGAACAGGATCGCGCCGCCGGGGACCTGCGCGCCGCGCTTTCGGAGCAGGCCGAAGGGAAGCGGCGGCTTCTGATCGAGCGGCGCCGGCGGAAGGCCGAACAGGAGCGTGAGACGGCCTCCCTGGAGGAGGCGATGCGGGCGGCCCGGGAGGCGATCGGACAGGGAGCGATCGAACTCGGGGCACTGCAGGAGCGGATCGACGCGCAGGTCGCTTCGCACGCGGAGTGCGTCGCCCGCCTTGCGGATACCGAGGCGGCCCTTCGCGAGGCCCGCCGCCGCGAGACGGAGCTCGGCGAGCGGCAGGCCGCGGAACGGCTGCGGCACCAGCGGTTCGAAATGGACATCGCCGCGCTCGACGCGCTTCTCCACCAGCGGTACGAGATCCACCTCGCGGAACTGCCCCCGGTCGAGGCCCCGGAAGCGGAAGAGGTCGCGGCCGCGGAGCTTTCCGTACTCGAGACCCGCGCCGAGGAGCTCCGCGAACGAATGGCTTCGATGGGAGAGGTGAACCTTGCCTCCCTCGAGGAGCACAGGGAGCTGACCGAGCGGTTCTCTTTCCTGGCCTCCCAGAAGGAGGATCTCGAGAAATCCCTCGAAGACCTCGCGAAGGCGATCCAGCGGATCAACCGGACGACACGGGAGCGGTTCTCGAAGGCGTTCGAGCAGATCAACGCGAAGTTCGGCGAGGTCTTTCCCAGGCTGTTCCAGGGGGGGCGCGCCGCCCTGCGCCTGGTCGACGAGGAAAACCTCCTCGAGTCGGGCATCGGGATCTTCGTTCAGCCGCCCGGCAAGAAATCGCTCCCCCTCGGCAGCCTCTCCGGCGGGGAAAAGGCGCTCACCGCCATCAGCCTCATCTTCTCGATCTTCCTCGTCAAGCCGTCCCCCTTCTGCCTGCTCGACGAGGTCGATGCCCCGCTGGACGATGCGAACGTCGACCGGTTCAACGCCCTGGTGCGCGAGATGTCGCAGCGGTACCAGTACCTTCTCGTCACGCACAACAAGCGGACGATGGAGCTGGCCGACGTCCTGTACGGGATCAC
- the ppdK gene encoding pyruvate, phosphate dikinase encodes MAAKRVFFFGGGKAEGHGAMKDVLGGKGAGLAEMTNLGVPVPPGFTISTEVCNLYYRNRGKLPRDVKEEIAANLAKLERTIGKKLGDPKNPLLVSVRSGAKFSMPGMMDTVLNLGLNDKTVEGLAKKSRNPRFAYDSYRRFLMMFSDVVLDLPKGNFERIFDAKKQERGVAYDVDLAAEDLTDLCGKFKALVKERLKREFPQDPLVQLELARDAVFRSWNNDRAKYYRKTNGIPDDIGTAVNIQAMVFGNMGDDCATGVGFTRNPATGAKEFYGEYLVNAQGEDVVAGIRTPHHIRDMKKELPRVFDQLMRITAKLEKHYKDVQDFEFTVESNVLYMLQTRNGKRTAAAAVKIAVDMVKEKLLTKEEALLRLEPQQIDQLLHPVIDPKAKLDVVAKGLPASPGAAAGAAVFHADKAVEWATAGKDVILVRKETSPDDIHGMDVARGILTAKGGMTSHAAVVARQMGKTCVAGCDAIDVDETTNRFLVGGKVVREGDFISLNGTTGEVILGKAPLIAPAMTGAFGVFMSWADAVRRLKVRANADTPRDARVARDFGAEGIGLCRTEHMFFAEDRIPIMQEMILARSREDREAALAKLLPMQRDDFKGLYREMKGYPVTIRLLDPPLHEFLPKREELMVEVTKLELIHADRSIVEEKKRLLERVEELHEFNPMLGLRGCRLGIYYPEITRMQARAIFEAACDVTREGIRVHPEVMIPLVSMVGEMRAQKEIVVAMAEETMRRYKKKFPYTVGTMIELPRAAVTADEIATEAEFFSFGTNDLTQTTFGFSRDDSGKFIQHYMNRSELCPRCGTKLEKDLSCAVCKVTYTKRTENILEADVFATLDQDGVGQLVRMGVEKGRSTRPGLKVGICGEHGGDPKSVEFCHRIGLDYVSCSPYRVPIARLAAAQAVLREKKTGKNRKK; translated from the coding sequence CGCGGCGAACCTCGCGAAGCTCGAGCGGACGATCGGGAAAAAGCTCGGCGATCCGAAAAATCCGCTGCTCGTCTCCGTCCGGTCGGGGGCGAAGTTCTCCATGCCGGGCATGATGGACACGGTCCTCAACCTCGGCCTGAACGACAAGACGGTGGAAGGGCTCGCGAAGAAGTCCCGCAATCCGCGCTTCGCGTACGATTCCTACCGCCGCTTCCTGATGATGTTCTCCGACGTGGTGCTGGATCTCCCCAAGGGGAACTTCGAGCGCATCTTCGACGCGAAGAAGCAGGAGCGCGGGGTCGCCTACGACGTCGACCTCGCCGCCGAGGACCTGACGGACCTGTGCGGGAAGTTCAAGGCGCTGGTCAAGGAGCGCCTGAAGAGGGAGTTTCCGCAGGACCCCCTGGTCCAGCTGGAACTGGCGCGGGACGCGGTGTTCCGGTCGTGGAACAACGACCGGGCGAAATATTACCGGAAGACGAACGGAATCCCGGACGATATCGGCACCGCCGTGAACATCCAGGCGATGGTGTTCGGAAACATGGGGGACGATTGCGCCACCGGCGTCGGTTTCACGCGAAATCCCGCCACCGGCGCGAAGGAGTTCTACGGAGAGTATCTCGTCAACGCGCAGGGCGAGGACGTCGTCGCCGGCATCCGCACCCCGCACCATATCCGCGACATGAAGAAGGAGCTCCCGCGGGTCTTCGACCAGCTGATGCGGATCACCGCGAAGCTCGAGAAGCATTACAAGGACGTGCAGGATTTCGAATTCACCGTCGAGAGCAACGTCCTGTACATGCTCCAGACGCGGAACGGGAAGCGGACCGCGGCGGCGGCCGTCAAGATCGCCGTGGACATGGTGAAGGAGAAGCTGCTCACGAAGGAGGAGGCGCTCCTCCGCCTCGAGCCGCAGCAGATCGACCAGCTGCTCCACCCCGTGATCGACCCGAAGGCGAAGCTCGACGTCGTCGCCAAGGGGCTCCCGGCCTCCCCCGGCGCGGCGGCCGGCGCGGCCGTCTTCCACGCCGACAAGGCGGTGGAGTGGGCCACCGCGGGGAAGGACGTGATCCTGGTCCGCAAGGAGACGAGTCCCGACGACATCCACGGGATGGACGTGGCTCGCGGGATCCTCACCGCGAAGGGGGGGATGACGTCCCACGCCGCGGTCGTCGCCCGCCAGATGGGGAAGACGTGCGTCGCCGGGTGCGACGCGATCGACGTCGACGAAACCACGAACCGGTTCCTGGTGGGCGGCAAGGTCGTCCGCGAGGGAGACTTCATCTCGCTGAACGGCACCACCGGCGAGGTGATCCTGGGGAAGGCGCCGCTGATCGCGCCCGCGATGACCGGGGCGTTCGGGGTCTTCATGTCCTGGGCGGACGCGGTGCGGCGGCTCAAGGTGCGCGCCAACGCCGACACGCCGCGGGATGCGCGGGTCGCGCGCGACTTCGGCGCCGAGGGGATCGGGCTGTGCCGAACGGAGCACATGTTCTTCGCCGAGGACCGCATCCCGATCATGCAGGAGATGATCCTCGCCCGCAGCAGGGAGGACCGCGAGGCGGCCCTCGCGAAACTGCTCCCGATGCAGCGGGACGATTTCAAGGGGCTGTACCGGGAGATGAAGGGGTATCCCGTGACCATCCGGTTGCTGGATCCGCCCCTCCACGAGTTCCTCCCCAAGCGCGAGGAGTTGATGGTCGAGGTGACCAAGCTCGAGCTGATCCACGCGGACCGCTCCATCGTCGAGGAGAAGAAGCGCCTTTTGGAGAGGGTCGAGGAGCTTCACGAATTCAACCCGATGCTCGGACTTCGCGGCTGCCGGCTCGGGATCTACTACCCCGAGATCACACGGATGCAGGCGCGCGCCATCTTCGAGGCGGCGTGCGACGTCACCCGGGAAGGGATCCGGGTCCACCCCGAGGTGATGATCCCGCTCGTCAGCATGGTGGGGGAGATGCGGGCTCAGAAGGAGATCGTCGTCGCCATGGCCGAAGAGACGATGCGGCGGTACAAGAAGAAGTTCCCCTACACCGTGGGGACGATGATCGAACTGCCTCGCGCCGCGGTGACGGCGGACGAGATCGCGACCGAGGCGGAATTCTTCTCCTTCGGGACGAACGACCTCACCCAGACGACGTTCGGGTTTTCGCGCGACGACTCGGGAAAGTTCATCCAGCACTACATGAACCGGTCGGAGCTTTGCCCGCGGTGCGGCACGAAGCTCGAGAAGGATCTCTCCTGCGCCGTGTGCAAGGTGACCTACACGAAACGGACGGAGAATATCCTCGAAGCCGACGTCTTCGCGACCCTGGACCAGGACGGGGTCGGGCAGCTCGTGCGGATGGGGGTCGAGAAGGGGCGTTCGACACGTCCGGGCCTGAAGGTCGGGATCTGCGGGGAGCATGGCGGCGACCCGAAGTCGGTCGAGTTCTGCCACAGGATCGGACTCGACTACGTTTCCTGCTCTCCCTACCGGGTCCCCATCGCGCGTCTCGCGGCGGCCCAGGCGGTTCTCAGGGAGAAAAAAACGGGGAAGAACCGGAAGAAGTAA